Proteins found in one Oreochromis niloticus isolate F11D_XX linkage group LG22, O_niloticus_UMD_NMBU, whole genome shotgun sequence genomic segment:
- the LOC102081868 gene encoding natural killer cells antigen CD94: MPEEEVLYSNVRFIKAKRETNERASPVANPTFSQVNISKTQPSTTDVPELPQQAELSRKSKLLSERAVLLVVIALLAAAVIALCVTSFKHGHHGGKKPPHKDQTSYKCEDGWKKHKGKCYYFSISKTSWNESRDECRAKKGDLVKIDSMEEEKFLESQLKEIKNPDDKFWIGLIYSAKNNTRVWTSGSPLNTSLTFGSNKEQDNKNGTKRENPDEPSCLRVGGKGGAVDPKLTSCKKPQRSICEK; the protein is encoded by the exons ATGCCTGAAGAAGAAGTGCTTTACTCTAATGTGAGGTTTATAAAAGCGAAGAGGGAGACCAATG AAAGAGCTTCCCCAGTGGCTAATCCCACTTTCTCCCAAGTCAATATTTCAAAGACTCAGCCGTCCACGACAGATGTGCCTG AGCTTCCTCAACAAGCAGAGCTGAGCAGAAAGTCGAAGCTGCTCTCAGAGAGAGCGGTCCTGCTGGTTGTCATTGCTCTCCTGGCTGCTGCTGTCATTGCTCTGTGTGTTACCT CATTTAAGCATGGACATCACGGAGGTAAAAAACCCCCACACAAAG ATCAGACGAGTTATAAATGTGAAGATGGCTGGAAGAAACATAAAGGAAAGTGCTATTATTTCTCCATCAGTAAAACCTCCTGGAACGAGAGCAGAGATGAATGTAGAGCTAAAAAAGGAGATCTGGTTAAGATAGacagcatggaggaggag AAATTCCTGGAGAGTCAACTGAAAGAAATCAAGAACCCTGATGACAAGTTCTGGATCGGACTGATATACTCAGCTAAAAACAACACACGGGTTTGGACGAGTGGATCACCGCTGAACACAAG TTTGACTTTTGGGAGCAACAAAGAGCAAGACAATAAGAATGGGACAAAAAGGGAGAATCCTGATGAGCCAAGCTGTTTAAGGGTTGGGGGGAAAGGTGGAGCTGTTGATCCGAAGCTTACATCCTGCAAAAAGCCTCAAAGAAGTATTTGTGAGAAATAA
- the LOC102081644 gene encoding hepatic lectin, whose translation MNQTNQPLPDKDEAPDAQHAKSTRGSKVTSERMALFAFCVLLAAAVIVIYRLSVENWLSRKNLQTLNEENAALRKTLTEVKSCSNKHLTCPEIPKVNINGPCGCDEGWEQHGGKCYYFSTNKSSWTESRDDCRAKGGDLVKIDNWCEQIFLKTRLNRKMDDFDDMFWIGLTDAVEEGRWLWLDGSPLNTSLSFWADHEPDNWTNENPDGEHCVRMGEEEGEEPLKTWYDMFCKAPNKSICEKWAKTD comes from the exons ATGAACCAGACAAACCAGCCTTTACCAGACAAAG ATGAAGCTCCTGACGCTCAACATGCAAAATCAACcagagggtcaaaggtcacctcAGAGAGAATGGCCCTGTTCGCTTTCTGTGTTCTCCTGGCAGCAGCTGTCATTGTTATTTACCGTCTCT CTGTTGAAAACTGGCTTAGCAGAAAAAATCTCCAAACACTGAATGAAGAGAATGCAGCTTTGAGGAAAACTCTCACAG aagtaaaatcatgCAGCAATAAGCACCTCACGTGCCCTGAAATTCCTAAAGTAAATATAA ACGGGCCATGTGGATGTGATGAAGGCTGGGAGCAACATGGAGGAAAGTGTTATTACTTCTCCACCAATAAATCATCCTGGACAGAGAGCAGAGATGACTGCAGGGCTAAAGGAGGAGACCTGGTTAAGATAGACAACTGGTGTGAGCAG ATTTTTCTAAAAACCAGACTGAATAGAAAAATGGACGACTTTGATGACATGTTCTGGATTGGCCTGACAGATGCAGTGGAAGAGGGCAGATGGTTGTGGTTGGATGGCTCACCACTAAACACAAG TTTGTCTTTTTGGGCTGACCATGAGCCGGACAACTGGACTAATGAAAATCCTGATGGAGAGCATTGTGTAAGGATGGGGgaggaagaaggagaagaacCCCTGAAGACTTGGTATGATATGTTTTGTAAAGCTCCTAATAAGAGCATTTGTGAAAAATGGGCAAAAACAGATTGA